The genomic segment TGCAAATGCTTTGATTGTTTCTTagtaaaaaaaacaacaaacttGCTAGCAATTTCAGCACTAATATTGCTTGTACATAGCAGATAGGCTGACATACCATGTAAGACTTGTTACCTTTTTAAAACACTTTCAATACCATTAACAATCTTGGGAGGTAATTTAATCAGCAACACCAAAATTCTTCCTTTTGGCCCCGAAGTTACTCCAACTACCTCTGCCACGAAGTCTACACAGGCCTGCACAATTAACAAGAAAACTTTACTGATCATTCGCCACTTAAAAATATTATACAAGAAATAAGTAATAGATGTAAACCAAAAACTCCTCCAATGCTGAGCCATTATGGTTAAAATAGAGTTCTTTAGCCATAGCTATTGTGTTTGGCATAGAACTTAGAGTTTCAATTAAAGCTGCAATATGGTTCATACATGCACATTGATGGCTATGGATAAACAGAACGCCTGTGATTTTTGTTTTGCTTCATCATCACGCAAGTttgttaaaattaaaaaaaaaaaattatccagtTACTTATATACGATCAATCCTCATCAACAACCCTTTTGGAATCAGGGTTCAAGGTTCCAAGAATAAGAACCATTGAGATAGTTTTTAAGATGACCTTAGACAGGGCACTTTCAAAAAATCTGATAAACAATGCCTATGAGACGTTGAAATAAAAATATCCTGCAcaaagtcctttttttttttttcctttttggttggGGTGCTGTATGAATAAGTGTATATAACCATTCATAAGATAATCAGTTGAAGGTTAACGATAATTATACCCATAATTGTGTTGCATGCTTATTAACTACGAAAAGCCAACCTTTGGAAAACGTAAATCAACTATGAAAAGTCACGATCAGTTTGAAATATACTACTATAACTTGTTTCTGTTCgtagcagaaaaatgaaaaatgaaatacaaagcAGACATAGCAACCTCAGTGGGAACAGAAACAGCTCTTTTGTCacatttgtttggatagagtgttatttgaaatattatttggaataattactgtagcactttttgtgatgtgatgtatgtaagataaaaagttgattgagaataaaaaaaaggtgaattgaaaaatgtgtttatgatgcaagcgaaatattatttgaattcatgtttgtttggattgatcTTTATTTCCCCAagtatatttgcttacatcatcattacaatttccaatacacctttttactttctcaattattttttcatctcacatacatcacattacaaaaagtgctacagtaaaaatatctcaaataacttacaatccaaacaaacccatctGGCTGTAAGGATAGCAAGCAAAGAAACTTTGCATGGCATATAATGCAAATTAAattagaatttaatttttttttttttttttttttgctgagtCAAGTACACAATGGGGAAGAAAAGTGGATTGAAAAAAATACAATCaccataaaataataattaaaagaaacatgGAAATTAGAGGAATATACCTTTCTTATATAGAAAGACAGACGATTATACAcagtgttttgaaaaccggaccggaccggccggttcgaccggttgaaccgcgaaccggccatggctcCGGTCCGGTTCAATGCCAGGTTTGACTTTGTCAAGAAACCGGTCAAAAACCGGTCGGACCGCCAAACCGCTGAACCGGATGTGAACCGGTTATTTCCGGTTCttgagttttcctttttttttttttttttttttttttgcaaaatgtagttaccaagattcgaactcaagacctttgtaatagaagaccaatgtagtaaccgttgcactatcacatcttattagtttgttttgataacttatttatataaaacaaacactcatatttcttttgttccattttttttacaaaatatcatcctttcatgactctttctttttaatcttcaatacacacacacacacactctctctctatcatcttttcttttgccactcatttttaatcaaacctctttatttttaatttattgatgttttcttccatattttaattttgtttttgtccattaaatttaaaaaagttaaaaaagaattatttttctttaacccaatttatttaataccacaaccactcacttttatctcattttttgtttcttatcaaatttgcatttctattttcaattctcttgattttcttcgAACTCCAgacttccttttttaaattgtaaatttaaattccaaaatgtaaattaaaatttaagttcacaatgtctaaattctcatagacgtgaattttttataatttcaaatattgtgatttttggattatatttaagatttttttggtagatataattgaaattgagatgaaatttatttgttttaacgtataatttaaaaaacttatttttaaaaatccaagttattcaaaaatagtaaacttttcatcatataaagtattaaattatccattacatgtcttattttgtgcacatatatatttatataaattattttttaaaaaattcattgaaccgaggttgaaccggtccgaccggttgaacctcgaccctttcacttcaccggttcgattaacggtccggtttttaaaacattgattATACATCTTCTAAACTTTTCTGTCCTCAAAAGGTCAATAACGGCAAATATCTTCCATTAAAATATAAGTGAATGAGATGGCAGTGTTTTCATAGTACAGAGAGAAAAATGTTGCTAAAGACAAGAATATAGCAATAAAATTTCTCTCAAGGGATGACCAATCCTCGCAAATATCCCAAATCTAGTAACGTCATCTTCAAAATAACcttcttaattttttatttttttgcaggGGCCTCGTGCAATCCAACATCATCGTAACAACATCTTTTTTGAATAACATTTTACATTGCGATTTTGCAACAAATTATCACTGACAATCTCTATTTCAGCTAAAGCAAGGCCAACCATTTGTTTGAAGATGAATAGACGCATAAAATTTTGACAAGTTGCCTCCCTTGAAATAAATCAATATTCATTCCCAGAACTTTTTTGGTCTTTTGTGCAAGCAACCTCACAATTTCAATATATTTTCACTACCAAAAAAGTTTTACACCAATATGGAATAAAGtcaaataaaacaagaaaaagtgaATAACTCCGAAGACCCCAGACTTGTCATGTCTGCATTGACTGATGGGAAAGGTCCAATGTCTCAGGCTATTGGGTGATTGGTAAATgaaagaataaacaaatttaaCCTTAGCAACAACTTCCAAAGAATTGTGTCGTAGAGTTAATTACTAGGATCATACAATGAGAAtcaagaaagccaaaataaGTCTTACAACCAGACAAACGCTAGGAAGTGTTATATTACCAAATTTAAAGGTACCTTTGGTAACATCTGGTTGAAGATACAAAGTTGCTCTATCAATTTGCAATCATCAACATGCCTTATATGCGTGTTCTTTCTCATGTTAAGATTCGTCTCATTCCATTGGCCAATTAAGTTCCATTTTACATTTTTCGTCTAACCTGATATAAATTGTTTAGTGAGGAAATAAAGGAGTATAAATTGCAATTTTCTAGTACTAAATTTTACATATAAGATATGAAGGTTAATAACATTCGAATCCCTTGTATACGTTTGATCAAACAACTACATGACAATGCGGGGTAGAATTGCTAACATGCACAACTTAAAGTCATatccattttcttttctgtGAGAAAAATTGCCTCGCTCGTAAGTGCTTTAGTAGCCATTATGGGGGAAGAATGATAAAAAAggttgaaagaaaaaaggatCACACAATAGTTTAACAATTGAAAGCCAGATCAAGAACGAAGAAGGTTAATCGTTTCAAAACTAACTGAAACGTAAAGGGAACAAAATAGGAGCTCAGGCAACTGAAAAGGAGTTGAGAAAATTCAGTATTCATTGTCAAGAAACCATCAAACTACGCCATATTCACTCGCATTCAAAATCAAGAAGATACCAACATCACTAATGAGTAAATACGATTTGTCTCAATGACTACATGCCATAAATGCAGtacataaaatattaatttgttTGAATGCCACAATTTTAGGAAAACAAGTAGCACTCTGCTCACTGAAACTCTACTCTTAGTCACCACAAATGAACAATTTAAGGAATAacaattgaaattttgaaaagaaaaagaaagcaaagaaCCTGTAATAATAGGAAAGAAAAAAGTGGTAAAGTCCGAGGGAACCTCTTCTGCAAAGAACAAAGGAAAAGGGGTATAGCATTTAGAATACAAACCGTAATAAAATACACATGAACAGAAGAAGACACAATCAAACTACTCATTAATTTTACGCAAAGTAGGCTGGATACGGTGTTGGGTCCTGCTGCTAAAATCTGGAGTAGTTCTCAGAAAGGACCGAAGAAAAATTCCAAATTTTGGACCTgcaatataaaaaaattatacctTAGACAACAAAGCCAAGggaaaaaatcatttaaaagcaTCAGATTgacaaaaatccaaaacaaacaaGCTGTGAATTTAAACAATTCTTCACATAGAACTTATCCTGAATGATGCTATGACTTTTCAATAGGCTCTTAGCATATTGGAATTGGAATAAATTGAGAAatcaaagataaaaaattaGTTCGTCAGTTAACCACTCGTGGCAGATATCACATTGGAAGAAGAAACAACCAAGAACAAAGATTCTCAAACTCAACCGAAAGAAAGTGCACCAATCAAATACCCACTCGAGTTGCTGCCTTAAGAACCAATAGTTAGATGTAGCAGAAAAAGATCAGTCATGTAGCAGCAGCTGGAGTAGCTACAGTAGCTACCGTAAAAACCAATAATTAGATATGGCAGCAAAAGATCGGGCCATGTGGCAGCAGCTGGAATACTTACGGTCAGAATTGGCTCTGACAAAAAGGATGGGCCATGTGTCAGCTGGAATAGTTACAGTAAGAACTGGTTCTTATAGAAAAGTTGGGGATGACGTCTTTCCTGTATCAGTCAGTCTATTTCGTCTTTCCTGTATTAGTCAGATCTATTTGGTTTCATCGTATATTCTTCGTCATTCTCCCGTCCCCCTTCCAGAAATGGAAGAAACTTGCTTGCTTGACTTGCCAGAAAACCTTCTGGTCACCCGCATTTTCCCACGCCTCCCATTGTGTGGAATTTCAAGCCTCGGACGTGTCAACAAATACCTCCGTCAATTAATCTCCagaagaaattttcttgaatctTATCTCAAGTTTTCCCCATATACCACCGTTATTGTATCGCATAGGTCTGTTTCCTCTGCTACCGTCCCAAGCTTCTCTCTCCTCCAATTGGAGGAGGATCCAACGGCACCTCTTCTTGCGTCCCTTGTCCGGACGCCCTTCCAATCGGGGGATGTGGCTACCATCGTGGGATCTTCCCACGGCTATATCTGCTTTCGTGTCAATTCGTTATTCATTAAAAGAATGCCAAAGCACGGGTATTTGTCAACTCTTCATGTATCAAATCCAATTATTGGGGAATTCATCACTCTGCCGCCACCGCCGTCGACAATGATGGGGGATGACGGATCGGTGGAAGGTTTTGGTTTTGGAATGGTtgagaaaacaaaggagttCAAAATCCTGCGATTATCGTGTTCTTTTTATGATACCGATGGCGAAGGAGATGGGTGCAGAGGAGAAGTCTTTAGATTTGAAGAATATCGGTGGGTTTCAGTTCAAGGACCCAATCCTCCTTTTCCTAGATATCGTCGATATTTTGATGGCCGGATGAATCGGGCCGAGATGTGCCCGTTGTCGTACCGAAATCGTTTGCATTGGCTCACACAGCCGAACAGGGAGGATTTTTTATATTGTTTTGATATTGCAGAGGAACGGATTTTTCCCATACCGCCGCCGCCGGTACAAGCATCCGCCGAGATGAGTATAACAGTCCTTGATGATTTTCTTTCTATTTGTGTTGTTTCGGAGGATAGTATCGATATTTGGCAGATGCTTGAGTACGAGGTGGAAGGTTCTTGGAAGAGAACTCGAATCCTAGACCTTGGCCTAGCAGTCCGTGTCCCCCCTCTCCCTTCCGTCCCAGTGCTTCGTTTGCAAGACACTGGGATTTTGCTTTGTCACCAAAGCTATGAAACGCTCAAAAAAGTGATAGAGGGGGAAATGTCTGCGGTCAATATAACCGCTGGAACCCAGTCACAAGATGTCACTGCTGTTTCCTATATCCCCCGCCTTGAGTCTGTGACTCAATTGGTGAACCGTGCGGATAAGACCAACTACAAATACCTACGAAGGTGTAACCTTCACAACTTTATACAAGCCACGCTTAACACGATCAATGGAGAAGGGGCTACAATTGTGGTTTCCGGTGATAGTCCTTTTGCCCCCAAAGATGCCATTCAGGTAAATTGTGAACAATGTTGATACTTTTAAGTTGGCAaatgtttagttttttttacttcttttattGTAGTTTAGTTTTGAATTGGCTAAAACCTTTATTTGTTCAAACCTTGAATTATTCTAGATGTCTGATGTTACATGTTGATGTTCAACATGTCTTGtttccttatactttgattTAGATGTTGTCATGAGAGGAGTCTCCCACTGGAGGTGTATTCTAGTCAATTTTTTGAAGTTAATCTTATAATATTAAACAAGCCTTAGGATTTATATGATAGAATAAGTAACAAACAAATTTAAATTGCAGAATATAACTTGCTCTTGCATGGGAAAGTATGGGCATTTTCTGGTTTGTCTGTAGATTGTGCTGAAGTGCGAACCATGCTCAACTTGTAGcatgcattcttttttttttgaactgtATTAAACGGCTGTTGTGTATTTATATTCTTTGGTTTATCACGTGCAGATCATTATTAAAATGGCAGCTGCAAATGGAGTAAGACGAATTTGGGTTGGTAAGAACGGCTTGTTGTCTACTCCTGCTGTATCAGCTGTTATACGTAAAAGAGTTGGCATTGATGTAAGTATCTCCTTTATACTTTTCTTATGaccttttttctgattttttttttcagaaaaaatgGTGTTTTATTGCAATGTGAGACTTAATCTTTTTGCTACTGAATATAGGGTTCTAAGGCTTCTGGAGCATTCATATTGACTGGTAGCCACAACCCTGGTAGCCCTTGTGAGGTTAGATTTTGCTATAATATATTGATGCATTCATATTCTCTGTTTTCCTTGCTAAAAAATGCACTTCGCCATAAGTCTAACTATACTTCTGTTGTTCTTTTTTGCTTTACTTTTACCAGTATTATGTAGCGgattttgttaggaaaactgTTTCAACAGAGATTTGGTCAACTTTCATGTgaattttttctactttttgtgAGCTTCCATGTGAAatttttctgtttctgttggTAAGAAAATCTTTTTAAACCATCGTTCTCATTTGCATAACATTTCATGGTTACCAGGATATTTGTTGCCTGGGTGAACATCAATGCCTAACAAACATGATCCTGAGGAGTAGACAACATGACCTGGGAATCAAGCCCTTACTTTACTATCTTTTTCTTACAATTCCCTTGTTTCCTGATGGGTCTATTTTATTGGGGTTGTAGTTAGAGTACTAGCGAAGGCACATCGTTGTACTGCATCTCTGAAACAGTTTAATGATAACGTGTTCATATCTTCATTTGTGTACCATTTCGACTGCAGGATTTTGGAGTTAAATACATGATGGGAAATGGGGGACTTGCTCCAGAATCTGTTACTCATAAGATCCATGAAGCGACAAAAACCATTGTGGAGCATGGGTTTGCAGTAGGATTGCCAGATGTATGAAGTGCTCTTTAAACCTTTTGTCTTTTCGTTGGACTCAAGTTACTTCTCATTTCCAATTCTAACGTGATCTCTAATTCAATTAGGTGGATCTCAATACAATAGGTTTGACAAGATTGCCTCTTTCAAGGGGACAATTTGAGGTTGAAGTCTTAGATTTAGCCAGTGACTATGTAGAAGTGATGAAGTAT from the Coffea arabica cultivar ET-39 chromosome 11e, Coffea Arabica ET-39 HiFi, whole genome shotgun sequence genome contains:
- the LOC113718696 gene encoding phosphoglucomutase, chloroplastic isoform X2, which produces MAAKDRAMWQQLEYLRSELALTKRMGHVSAGIVTVRTGSYRKVGDDVFPVSVSLFRLSCISQIYLVSSYILRHSPVPLPEMEETCLLDLPENLLVTRIFPRLPLCGISSLGRVNKYLRQLISRRNFLESYLKFSPYTTVIVSHRSVSSATVPSFSLLQLEEDPTAPLLASLVRTPFQSGDVATIVGSSHGYICFRVNSLFIKRMPKHGYLSTLHVSNPIIGEFITLPPPPSTMMGDDGSVEGFGFGMVEKTKEFKILRLSCSFYDTDGEGDGCRGEVFRFEEYRWVSVQGPNPPFPRYRRYFDGRMNRAEMCPLSYRNRLHWLTQPNREDFLYCFDIAEERIFPIPPPPVQASAEMSITVLDDFLSICVVSEDSIDIWQMLEYEVEGSWKRTRILDLGLAVRVPPLPSVPVLRLQDTGILLCHQSYETLKKVIEGEMSAVNITAGTQSQDVTAVSYIPRLESVTQLVNRADKTNYKYLRRCNLHNFIQATLNTINGEGATIVVSGDSPFAPKDAIQIIIKMAAANGVRRIWVGKNGLLSTPAVSAVIRKRVGIDGSKASGAFILTGSHNPGSPCEDFGVKYMMGNGGLAPESVTHKIHEATKTIVEHGFAVGLPDVDLNTIGLTRLPLSRGQFEVEVLDLASDYVEVMKSTFDFGPIRKLISLPNFTFCFDALNGLAGALARRIFVEELGAEESSLRNCAFKEDFIGGYNFTNAESVARMRLGKTNAGSEPPDFGAVVDWDASCNMVFGKRFYVTASDAVAVIAANAVEAIPYFSGGLKGVARSMPTSSALDVVAKRLKLPLFEVPVGLEFRGNLMDAGLCSIWGEESCRMCCDCIRERDGICAVLAWLAILADKNKDNLCGGRLVTIEDIVSDHWSVYGRHYYTRYDYEVHAVCRNADSSFLATCIYEC
- the LOC113718696 gene encoding phosphoglucomutase, cytoplasmic isoform X1, whose product is MAAKDRAMWQQLEYLRSELALTKRMGHVSAGIVTVRTGSYRKVGDDVFPVSVSLFRLSCISQIYLVSSYILRHSPVPLPEMEETCLLDLPENLLVTRIFPRLPLCGISSLGRVNKYLRQLISRRNFLESYLKFSPYTTVIVSHRSVSSATVPSFSLLQLEEDPTAPLLASLVRTPFQSGDVATIVGSSHGYICFRVNSLFIKRMPKHGYLSTLHVSNPIIGEFITLPPPPSTMMGDDGSVEGFGFGMVEKTKEFKILRLSCSFYDTDGEGDGCRGEVFRFEEYRWVSVQGPNPPFPRYRRYFDGRMNRAEMCPLSYRNRLHWLTQPNREDFLYCFDIAEERIFPIPPPPVQASAEMSITVLDDFLSICVVSEDSIDIWQMLEYEVEGSWKRTRILDLGLAVRVPPLPSVPVLRLQDTGILLCHQSYETLKKVIEGEMSAVNITAGTQSQDVTAVSYIPRLESVTQLVNRADKTNYKYLRRCNLHNFIQATLNTINGEGATIVVSGDSPFAPKDAIQIIIKMAAANGVRRIWVGKNGLLSTPAVSAVIRKRVGIDGSKASGAFILTGSHNPGSPCEDFGVKYMMGNGGLAPESVTHKIHEATKTIVEHGFAVGLPDVDLNTIGLTRLPLSRGQFEVEVLDLASDYVEVMKSTFDFGPIRKLISLPNFTFCFDALNGLAGALARRIFVEELGAEESSLRNCAFKEDFIGGYNFTNAESVARMRLGKTNAGSEPPDFGAVVDWDASCNMVFGKRFYVTASDAVAVIAANAVEAIPYFSGGLKGVARSMPTSSALDVVAKRLKLPLFEVPVGLEFRGNLMDAGLCSIWGEESCRMCCDCIRERDGICAVLAWLAILADKNKDNLCGGRLVTIEDIVSDHWSVYGRHYYTRYDYENVDAGGAKELMAHLVKLQSSLNEVNEIIKGIHSDVSNVVRADEFFEYKDPVDGSISKHQGIRYLFEDGSRLVFCLSGTGSEVATIRVYIEHYEKDSSKTGRDSQEALAPLVEVAIKLSKMEAFTGRSAPTTIT